Within Sporosarcina sp. PTS2304, the genomic segment GTAGAATCGATGGCTTCAGAAATGAATTCGCCATCTACCACAAAGACAAACCGCTCTTCCAACATCGCTTGTACAGTTGCAGAAGTGACGAATGTTGTGAAATCCTCCATTTGAATTTTGCTTTCATTTTGCTCATTATATACGATACACACATGCTCAAATGGAGTGACGCCATAAAGGTTCGTGCTCGCTACAATATATTCCACCAGCAATTCTTCTTCAAACATACTCATATAATTTATCGCCTACCCGTCTAATCTTTTCCTTCCATTGTAGCAAAATTAATTGTGGAATGCAGATGTCATTTTTAAATCATATCGAACGGTTGTTGAATACTCTATAAAAAAGGAGGTACACAGTGGGAGCCATATCAGGCAGTCAATTCATCAAGCGAATCGATCACATGCAGACTGAAATTTGGTTAGATGGACAGCGGATTCAACAACCGATTTCTCAACATCCAGCGTTCAAAGGAATTATGAAAACCAAAGCATCACTTTACGACCTTCAACTGGTGAATCTTGAATCTATGACGTTTACGTCACCTAAAACGAAAGAACGGGTCGGCCTCTCTTACTTACAACCGAAAACTGTCGATGATTTGCGGAGGCGGCGGAACATGATGGAGCAATGGGCACGAACAACTTACGGTTTAGTCGGAAGAAGTCCTGATTATTTAAACTCTGTCATCATGAGCTTTGCTTCTTCCGCCTATCATTTTATAGGGAAGGAAAATTGTTTCCCCGCACATATCCAGGCGCTTTACGAACGTGCACGCGATCAGGATTTGTCTTTTACGCACAGCTTCGTCAACCCGCAAGTTAATCGCTCACAAAGTTACTTCGAAATGTCGGCTGAACCTATTTCCGCGAAGATTATCGGGACTTCAGACGAAGGATTAATCGTGAAAGGAGCAAAACTTCTCGCCACTCAAGGCGGTCTTACCGATGAAGTTCTAATTTTCAGTGCCCCTAGATTCCTCGGAGATCCCGATGAAGCGTTCGCATTTTCTATTCCTTCAGACACAAAAGGACTGCGTTTTATTTGCCGCGAATCATTTGTTGGCGGAGAGTCGTCATTCAATTATCCGCTCAGCTCACGATTTGAAGAACCCGATTCTATTGTAGTGTTCGATCATGTCATCATCCCATGGGATTGTGTCTTCTTCTATCGCAATGTAGAAGTGGCTGCTGATTTCTTTTCCGTCAGTTCTTTTCATCCATTTGCGATTCATCAAGTACTGACGAGACAAATCGTTAAAACTGAATTTATACTTAGTGTTGCACAGAAAGTTGTTCAAACAATCAATATAGGAGAATATCTTCATGTTCAAGAAAAGCTATCGGAAATTATTTTAGGTTTAGAAACGTTGAAAGCTTTATTAATTCGAGCGGAGCAAGAGGCTGCCTTAGATTCATGGGGCTATATGCGCCCTAGCTTACAACCTTTACAAGCCGCCAGCGCTCTGTCTTCTAAGATTTTCCCCCGTTTTAGTGAAATCATTCAGCTGATTGGTGCGAGCGGCATGATTGCATTACCGACTGAAAAAGACTTTCATTGTGCTATAGAACCTGACCTCGAGAAATATCTTCAAGGGGCTTCCGATACAGCGGAAAATCGGGTAAAAATTTTCCGCGTTGCATGGGACTTGACGATGAGTTCTTTCGGTACTAGACAAACACAATACGAACGATACTTTTTCGGCGATCCTGTACGTTTAGCCAGCCAGTTATATCAAACCTATCCGAAAACGACAGGACTCCATATGCTAGATACATTATTAGACTCTTACTAATTTGAAAAAGTCGTCAATTCGGCGAAATTCAGTCATTTCCTTTAGTGAACTACGTGCTAGACTCAACTTATGGAGTTGATTAACTATGGTTTTATCTACAAATCGGATCGGGCTATTCCAGGAAGCCGCACGTTTTATCCATAGCTGCTATGAGGAACTGGGATTGTCACCACAACAGCAAACATTACGTGTACAGGAAATCGAACAGGAAATCATCGAGACGGGAACATATACGCATACAGAATTTGAATTGAAACATGGCGCGAAAATGGCTTGGCGAAATAGTAACCGATGCATCGGTCGGTTGCTTTGGGAGACGTTAGAAGTGTTTGACGAACGACAAGTCCAAACTGCTGAAGAAGCATTTGAAAAACTTGTCCATCATATCGACTATGCAACAAATGGCGGGGACATTCGTTCAACTATTACGGTGTTTGCCCCCCGTACAGACGGGATTGACCCTCTGCGTATTTGGAATCATCAATTGATTCGATACGCCGGCTATAAAAAAGAAGCAGCAGTGCTCGGTGATTCAGCGAACATTCATATGACAGAGATGTGTGAACGACTGGGCTGGGTAGGGGCACACACACCATTTGATGTATTGCCGCTAGTCATTCAAGAGCACGGCAAAGCACCCGAACTCTTCGAACTACCAACAGATTGTGTGAAGGAAGTTCCCATCAGCCATCCTGAGATTCATGGAGTGGATGAACTGAATATGAAATGGCATGCCGTCCCGATCATTTCAAATATGCGCTTAGAAATTGGCGGCATAGACTACCCAATGGCTCCTTTTAACGGCTGGTATATGGGTACTGAAATTGGGGCACGGAATCTGGCGGATGCAGATCGCTACAACATGTTGCCGAGCATGGCAAAACTGATGGGACTCAATACAAACTCCAACAGATCTTTATGGATTGATAAAGCGCTGGTTGAACTGAATATCGCTGTCCTGCATTCTTTCCAACAAGCCGGTGTCACATTAGTGGATCATCATACAGCCGCCAAGCAGTTCAAAGTATTCGAGAAAAAAGAACAGTCATGCGGCAGAGCGGTGACAGGTAACTGGATGTGGCTCATTCCGCCTTTGTCGCCCGCTGCTACACATGTCTATCACAAGCCATACAAGAATAATATCGTTACACCAAATTTCTTTTATCAAAAAGATCCAGAATGATTTCTTCCCTCGTACTTTTAAAGGACGGGGGGATACTTTCATTGTACTATTGCATACTACCTATATTACAATTATAGTTAATTAGTATGTTAAAATTAGGGGGCGTTGGTAATAAGCACGTTATTATATATTAAAGTAAATCCTAAAACTGATGACCAGTCGGATTCTTGCAAGTTAGCGAACCATTTTTTAAATGAATACAAACTACATAACCCACAAGATGAAATTGAAATACTCGATTTATACAATGCTGATATTCCTTTTTTGGACGTTGACGTGTTTCGTGCATGGGGGAAGTTTGCTGCAAAAGAACAACTTACATCAATTGAGCAAGAGAAAAGTGAGCGGATGGATGAACTAACTGATCAATTCATGGCAGCAGATAAAGTGGTCTTCTCTGCTCCTTTTTGGAACTTAAGTTTCCCGCCAATGTTAAAAGCCTATATGGATACAATTTGTATTGTAGGCAAAACCTTTCATTACACAGCAGATGGAGCGAAAGGTTTACTGGAAGATCGACCTTGTCTATTAGTGGAAACGCGTGGCGGCTTTTATTCGGAAGGCGAAAATGCCAAACTGGAGTTTTCCGAAAGTTATTTGAAAGCTATTATGTCATTCTTAGGTATTTATGATTTTCATTCTGTCATTGCAGAAGGCATTGATGTTAATTCTTCAAATCCTGACAATATGCGAGAAGCTTGCCGCACGAAACTTTCGGAGCTAGCAAAAAAGTTTTAAGAAACGAAAACCTTCATGCCTGTACGCATGAAGGTTTTTTAGTTCTACACTTCTTGATACTCTACCCCGATCAATTGACCTGTTTCAGCGGAGAATGTTACGGTTACGACTACACCGAATTCACGGCTTCCTTCTTTCAGCCAAAGCCGGAATTTCTCCACACTAACCTTCTCCCCTTCCTGACTAGCGATATGCAAATAGTCCGTTATGTCGGCTTGTGGATATTTCTTCATCGTTTGCTTAATGGCAAGCCGCGACCATTTTGCATAGGCGGGGACTTCTATTTTACTCATAGCAGATGACTCAAATGACGGAACACTTGTTGCTAACAGAACTCCTACTGCAATGAATAATTCACGAAAAATAGCGCACACCTCCTTTACGGATAGCATGCGCTACTTTCACTCTTTACATTCCAGCTTACAAAATGGCTTGTTCTTCTTGTACGCCAGGCCACATTTGCTTCGTGTTGGCCATATCCCAAAACATATACTCGAAACGTGTCGTATTTAAGAAAATTTCTTCCAGTCGCGCAAGTTCCGTTTCCGGCTTTCCTTCAGCAGCTTCATCCATTAACTCGATACACCACTGGGCAAGTTCACCGAATTCTTCAGATGCATACATACGAATCCAGTCGCCATACAGCGGATTATCGGTTGCACCTGGCAGTTCAGCGAGTTCTTTGCCGATTTCCCAGTAACTCCATGCACAAGGAAGCAAAGCAGCAATCACTTCAGCGAGCGAACCGTTTTGACTTACATGAAGCATATAATGCGTATATGCCAAAACGATAGGAGAAGGCTTGGCATTTTCCAGCTCTTCTTCAGATATTCCAAAGCGCGCTGCATAGTTACGATGCAATTCCATCTCTGTATTCAACGTACCATCAAGCAAGGCAGCGAATTTCCCCATCGTCTGTACGTCTGTCGCTTTCATCGCACCTACCGCAAATACTTTCGCATAATCAATTAAATATAAATAATCCTGAACCATATAGAACCGGAATTTATCCGAATCCAACGTACCATCCGCGATCCCTTGCACAAATGGATGGCTATGATTCTGCCTCCAAATCGGTAAAGTCTTCTCCAACAATCGTTCTGTGAACTTCATGTCAACTCTCTCCTTTTCTTTGATCAAATGAAAAACCGCTTCTCAGTAAGAAGCGGCAGAGAGATTTTGCTCTATCGAAAAAGCAACATATCCTCACCACTTCCTTACGCCGGTACGAACCGGATCAAGTAGAAAAGGGTTAAAGCGTATCGCTTCTCTCAGCTCCAATTTGAGCACCCCTAGCGGTAATATATATTTCATTGATTGCTTTCATTGTAGGCGAAGGGAGTAGAAAGGTCAACTGATTATAGGTTTTGTAAAACAACAAACCTGTTGATTATCCAAAGAAAGGAATTGGCGTTTACAGGGCAGAAAATAAGTGTACGTTTGAGGATTCTCACTACAAAATCGGACGCTTTCCTGAGGGGCCGCGGTGGACTCGCCAAAAGTGCGTTGGCGATTACACCTGTCAAGTGCAAAGATGTGCTCCTTCTCGCTGCGCTTCACTCGCAAAAGCCGTCCTTCGCTACGGCTCTCGCTGATCCTCCAGGAGTCGCCGGTTCTTCCGGGAGAATCCTTGAGGTTGTGTCGGGAAGTCAGTTGGTGTTCGGACAGAAGTTGGAGTGGGATAAGTGACTTCTCCTTTGCAGTGCAGAAAAAGAGTGTACGTGCTAGGATTCTCCCTGCAGAACCGGACGCTTTCCTGAGGGGACGCGGCGGACTCGCCAGAAGTTCTTTGGCGATTACGCCTGTCGTCCTGATCCTCCAGGAGTCGCCGGTTCTTCCGGGAGAATCCTTGAATTTGTGTTCGTAAGTCAGTTTGTGTTCGTCCAGAAATAGAGTATGGTAAGCTCTACTTCCTGAACAGTGTAGATAAAGCTTTGGATTGCCTGATTGAATACATATAGAGTCATTGCTTTTTTCACTCAGTTCGTCGAAACAGTCATAGTAGCTAGCAACACTTCACCGCTTTTCAACTTCAAAACGGTCGCATTGTATCAGACAAGTCTATTTAGTTGGTCTTTCACCACATACAAAGAATGATCGACCTGTCTTGCACACGCTAAGTTTCGGCTGAAGCTGGAAGACGATCGACTCCGAGAGGATCAGGACGACAGGTGTAACTCGCAGCGCACTTTTGCGAGGTCCACCGCGTCCCCTCCGGAAAGCGTATCGTCTGGAAGCGCAAGCCGCAAGACTCTCTAAGTCAGCGTCACTCCATCTAATAAACGAACATGAAGTAGCAGACAAGCCCACGTATTTTTCACTACCTACAAAGAGTGATCAACCTGTCTTGCACACACTAAGTACGGCTGGCGACTTACAGACGATCGACTCCGGGAGGTTCAGGAAAAGCCGTAGCGAAGGACGGCTTTTGCGAGTGAAGCGCAGCGAGAAGGAGCACATCTTTGCTTTTGACAGGTGTAACTCGCAGCGTTTGGAGGTCCACCGCGCCCCTTCAGGAAAGCGTATCGTCTGGAAGCTCAAGCCGCAAGACACTCTAAGTCAGCCTCACTCCATCCAATTGCCATAGTCAAAATCATTTTAAACTAAATGAACGAGAGAATTATACATAATATCGTTAAGCAATAGGCTTGGTAAAATAAAAAACTCTCCCGAGATAATCGGGAGAGTTTTAAAAGTGTTTCTATTAACGTTTTGAGAACTGAGGTGCACGACGAGCGCCGCGAAGACCTGGTTTCTTACGTTCTTTCATACGTGGGTCACGTGTTAGAAGTCCTGCTGATTTCAATGCTGGACGGAAATCAGGATCTACAGTTAACAATGCACGAGCAACGCCGTGACGGATTGCGCCTGCTTGACCTGTATAGCCTCCACCGTTTACGTTCACGTGGATATCGTAGCTTCCAAGTGTTTCTGTTGCAACTAGTGGTTGTTTAATAACTTCACGAAGTGTTTCGAATGGTACGTAGTCTTCTACGTCACGGTTGTTGACGACAATTTTACCTTCGCCAGGAACTAGACGTACACGAGCTACTGAACTTTTACGACGGCCAGTGCCGATATATTGTACTTGTGCCAAGTGTGTTTCCTCCTCTTAATTAACCGCGAAGCTCAAATGCTTCTGGTTTTTGTGCTGCGTGCTGATGTTCTGGTCCAGCATAAACGTGCAATTTCTTGATTGTTTGACGACCTAGAGGACCGTTTGGAAGCATTCCTTTGATCGCAAGTTCAAGCATTTTCACTGGGTAGTTTGTACGCATTTCAAGCGCTGTACGAGACTTGATGCTGCCTGTGTACCCAGAGTGACGGTAATACATTTTATCTTTCAACTTGTTACCAGTCAATTGAATTTTTTCTGCATTGATGATGATGACGTGGTCACCTGTATCAACATGTGGTGTAAACGTTGGTTTATGTTTACCGCGTAAAAGTGTTGCAACTTCTGAAGCAAGACGTCCAAGCGTTTGTCCTTCAGCGTCGACAACGAGCCATTTACGTTCTACTTCGTGACCTTTAGCCATGAATGTTGTGCGCATAGTGTAATCCTCCTAAAAATATCAATCTGTTCCATTGTTTTCTCTATCCCTAAACACAAATAAACTTCCGGGGCTTATTGTGGGGTTATTGAAATACCATTTATCATGTTAACCTTTATCAACAATAAAGTCAAGCGTTTTTATGAAAACACCAGGATTAGTTGCCATGGTCTCCATATGTCACTTCCATCAGGTATAAACCATGTGCTGGCGCTGTCTTTCCCGCTTTTTGCCTATCTTTCGCCAACAGGATCTTCTGTACGTCTTCGGGTTCATCCCAGCCAATTCCCACAGCTAATAATACACCTGCAATCGTACGCACCATATTGTAAAGAAAGCCATCGCCTTCTACTTCCAAGATTAATTCATCTTGTTGTCTTTCAAGCGTCAGTTTACGAATCGTGCGTACTTTATTAGCTGTGGCGGTTTTGGCCGAACAAAAACTCGTGAAGTCATGCGTTCCGATTAAATATGTGGCCCCTTTATTCATTCGACCAATATCGGGATTCCACCGACCTAAATGAACCGCAAAATTACGTTCAAACGGACTTTGCACTGTACTGTACGACCAAATGTATCGATATGTCTTGCCCGTCGCTCCATACCGCGCATGAAAATCATCTGCTGTGACTTCGACATGTGTGATTCGGACATCTTTCGGCAATAATACATTTAACGCAGTCACCCAGCGATCTGCCAAATCTAGTGGTGTATCAAAATGGATCACTTGTCCAATTGCATGAACGCCTGAGTCAGTACGTCCACTCGCGACAGAGTGAATTGCGGGATTTTTATGCAATTTGACTAGCGCTTTATCAATTTCAGATTGAACAGTTCTCATGCCCGGTTGCGATTGATAGCCTGCAAAATTTGTTCCGTCATAACACACGATTGCTTTCATTCGTTTCATCTCGTTCACTTCCTCACCCACACGAGCACAGCAACTAATACTACAAAGGCGAGTAGTACAGCTGTGTCTTTCTTCTGCCAAGATAATTGTCTAAATCTCGTACGTCCCTCGCCGCCCCGGTATCCACGGACTTCCATCGCAACCGCCAAATCTTCTGCTCGCTTGAATGCACTGACAAATAATGGAACCAGCAATGGAATCACCGCTTGTATACGTTCTTTAATAGATCCCGTACTCAGATCGGATCCACGTGCTAATTGAGCTTTTAAAATTTTATCTGTTTCGTCCATTAACGTCGGAATAAAACGCAATGAAATCGACATCATCAGTGCCAGTTCATGAACAGGCAGTTTCAATTTCTTGAATGGATTCAGCAATGTCTCCAGTCCATCGGTAATCGATATCGGAGAAGTCGTCAGCGTTAAGACAGTAGTGACTAACACAAGTACTAAGAACCGAATGGAAATGAAAATACCCATCCGCAATCCTTCTTCGTATATTTTAATAAACTTCCATTCAAATATAATCGGTCCTTCTCGCGTAAAGAAGATATGCAAGACTAGCGTAAAAACAACTAAAAATAAGACGGGCTTTAATCCATTCACTAAAAAGTACGGTCGGATTCTAGCCAGTGCGATAACGAAAACAGTAAAGCCAAGAAGCACTGCATACGACGCTACATTATTCGCCAAAAAAACAGCAGCTACAAATAAAAATACAAATAATAGCTTAGAACGCGGATCCATGCGGTGCACAATGGAATTTCCAGGAATAAAACGACCAATGATCATTTTTTCTAGCATGACCGCTCACCTTTTTCAGCAATTTGAATAGCTAGTTCACGGGCTAACATTTCTTCTGTTAACGCAAGGCTGCTAAATTTCTGACCTATCATCTTTTCTATCCTTTGTTGAAAATAGACGGTACGGGGCACACTTAGCCTATATTTATGCAATTGCTCTTGTTGCATAAATATTTCCTCAGGTGTACCTTCCATAACTGACGATCCTTCATGCATCACGACAATTCTGTCACTGTAACGAGCTGCATCTTCCATACTGTGCGTAACTAAAATAGTCGTTAGGTTTTCCTGTTCGTGAAGTCTATGAAACAATTCCATGATTTCCTTGCGTCCACGCGGATCCAGACCCGCTGTCGGCTCATCTAGCACTAATACAGATGGTTTGAATGCTAGGACTCCAGCGATAGCTACACGTCGCATTTGACCTCCAGACAGCTCAAAGGGAGACTTTTGAAGAACACCCTCAGGTAATCCAAGCAACTTCACTAATTCATGCGCCCGTTCACGTGCCACTTCTTTCGGTACACCAAAATTTAACGGACCGAACATAATATCCTTTTCCACTGTTTCTTCAAATAACTGATGTTCCGGAAACTGAAATACGATCCCCACTTGGTGTCGAACCTCTTTCATTTGTTTCCCTTTCGTCTGCGAAGTGATCGTAGTGTTTCCTATTTTTACGACTCCTTCTGATGGTTTTAACAATCCATTTAAATGCAGCAATAGCGTCGACTTTCCTGACCCTGTATGTCCGATAATGGAAGTATACGAACCTGAAGGGATGGTAGCTGTCACATCCTGCAATGCACGTTTTTCAAATGGAGAGTCCTTTGCATATAAGTAACCTACTTGCTGAAGTGAAATGTCCACAATTCATTCACCAACTCTTCTTCTGTCATATGGTTGCCCTGAAGCTCGACACCCGTTTCTCTCAGTAGTTCTGAAACACGCAAAGCAAATGGTAGATCCAATCCAATGGTTTCCAAAGCGGTACCTTTTTGGAAAATCTCCTGAGGTGTTCCTATCATTAATACCTTTCCTTCGTTCATGACAAGTATACGATCTGCAAGCAACACTTCTTCTAAATCGTGTGTGATTGATACAACCGTTAACCCGATTTCCGCACGTAGTTTTTTTACGATTTCAATAACTTCCTCTCTTCCTTGAGGATCTAGCATTGAAGTCGCCTCATCCAGTATTAGAAGTTCTGGTTGTAAGGCAAGCGCTCCAGCAATAGCGACACGCTGTTTCTGACCACCAGATAGGTGATGCGGTTCATGATTCATGTAATCCGTCATCTTCACTTGATCCAACGACTCACGTACCCGTTTTACCATTACATCATGGGGAACTCCATTGTTTTCAAGGGCAAACGCAACATCGTCTTGAACGGTAGAACCAACAAATTGGTTATCGGGGTTTTGAAAAACGATTCCCATACGAGAGCGCGTATCCCAAAGATTTTCTTCTTTCAAAGCTTCTAGAAAGAGGTTCACTTCACCAGACGAAGGAAATAGCAAGCCAATTAACAATTTGGCAAGTGTCGACTTTCCTGACCCATTATGTCCTACAACCGCTAACCATTCTCCTTCATATAATGTAAAAGACACGTCATCGAGTGCTTTCTTTACAGCCTGTTCAGATTCTTCTTCCGTATCATATGAAAACATTACATGATGCATAGACGCAATTTCCTTCATCTAGAGACCCCCTTTTAGTGTTCTATGTAGTGTATATAGTGAAACTTATGTATAAAAAAAAGCGCGTACCTCATCTAAGGAATGCGCTTTTGAAACGTAATGCCGGGTGCTCATGCCGACATCTCAGATGAGGTACGTAGAGCTAGACCAGTCGATTGCTCGCGGATCATAACACTCAGCTTTTAAGTCGTATAAATCTGTTGAATGTAACAAAAGGGTGTGGCTGTGCGTGACAGACACACCCTCTTCATGTATGGAATTACACTAATTCGATAATGACTACTGGTGCTCCGTCGCCGCGGCGAGGACCCATTTTCATTATACGTGTATAACCGCCTTGGCGATCTGCGTAACGTGGTGCAACTGTATCGAAAAGTTTTTGAAGTGCATACACTGTTGCTTCTTCGCCCTCTTCGTTTTCAACTGTCACCAATTCACGACGAATATACTCAGCTGCTTGACGACGTGCATGAAGATCTCCACGTTTACCAAGAGTGATCATCTTTTCAACTACTGAACGCAATTCTTTTGCGCGTGCTTCAGTTGTTTGGATGCTCTCATGAACGATTAAATCTGTCGTTAGGTCGCGTAGCATTGCTTTACGTTGTGAACTTGTGCGTCCAAGTTTTCTGTATCCCATTTGAAGTTACCCTCCTTCAAGTATATGTCAATTATTCTTCAGAGCGTAACTCAAGGTTTAGCTCATCAAGTTTAGCCTTCACTTCTTCAAGTGATTTACGGCCTAGGTTTCGCACTTTCATCATTTCGTCTTCAGACTTGTTAGCAAGTTCGAGAACTGTATTAATGCCTGCACGTTTCAAGCAGTTATAAGAACGAACAGAAAGGTCAAGTTCTTCAATCGTCATCTCTAGAACTTTTTCTTTTTGATCTTCTTCTTTTTCTACCATGATTTCTGCAGTTTGTGCTTCGTCAGTCATGCCAACGAATATATTTAAGTGTTCTGTTAGAATTTTAGCTCCCAGTGAAACAGCCTCTTTAGGACCAATGCTACCATCTGTCCATACGTCAAGTGTTAACTTATCAAAGTTAGTACTTTGTCCAACGCGAGTATTTTCAACCTGGAAATTAACGCGTGATACCGGAGTGTAAATCGAGTCGATTGGAATCACACCAATCGCTAGATCCTCACGTTTGTTTTGATCGGAAGGAACATATCCGCGTCCACGTACAGCATACATACGCATACGTAAATGTCCATTTTTACCGAGAGTAGCAATCGGGAGATCTGGATTCAATACTTCAACATCACTATCATGTGTGATGTCTGCAGCCGTCACGACGCCTTCACCCTTCACATCGATCTCAATAACTTTCTCATCATCTGAGTAAATTTTGAGAGCAAGCTTCTTCACATTCAAAATAACTGTCGATACGT encodes:
- a CDS encoding DNA-directed RNA polymerase subunit alpha, whose product is MIEIEKPKIETVTIGEDSQFGKFIIEPLERGYGNTLGNSLRRILLSSLPGAAVTSIQIDGVLHEFSTIEGVVEDVSTVILNVKKLALKIYSDDEKVIEIDVKGEGVVTAADITHDSDVEVLNPDLPIATLGKNGHLRMRMYAVRGRGYVPSDQNKREDLAIGVIPIDSIYTPVSRVNFQVENTRVGQSTNFDKLTLDVWTDGSIGPKEAVSLGAKILTEHLNIFVGMTDEAQTAEIMVEKEEDQKEKVLEMTIEELDLSVRSYNCLKRAGINTVLELANKSEDEMMKVRNLGRKSLEEVKAKLDELNLELRSEE